The Pseudoalteromonas rubra region CAGAAATGGTGTTGTGAACAGTACCAGGCACCTTGGTTTTGAGGCTCTTCCTGACACCATACGAAGTCTTTAACGTGCTGGTAGCGAGCCATGATTTCGTCCATCTCTTTGTGCGGGAACGGATATAGCTGTTCCACACGAACGATAGCGACATTATTCAGCTCTTGCTTGCGACGCTCCTGTAGCAATTCGTAATAAACCTTACCGCTACAGAACACAACGCGCTCGACGTTTTCAGGATTGATGTCATCAATCTCATCGATCATGTTGTGGAAAACACCTTCGGACAACTCATCCAGGCTAGACACAGCCAGAGGGTGACGAAGTAGAGATTTTGGTGTCATAACAATCAGAGGACGACGCAGAGGACGTACTGACTGACGACGTAACATGGCATAAACTTGTGCAGGAGTACTTGGTACACACACTTGCATGTTATGGTCCGCACACAGTTGTAGGTAACGTTCGAGACGCGCAGAGCTGTGCTCAGGGCCCTGACCTTCATAACCATGTGGCAGTAATAAAGTCAGACCACACAGGCGGCCCCACTTTTGCTCACCTGAGCTTAGGAATTGGTCGAATACAACCTGCGCACCGTTAGCGAAGTCACCGAATTGTGCTTCCCATAGTACCAATGAAGTTGGCTCTGCCGTCGCGTAACCATATTCGAACGCCAATACAGCTTCTTCAGACAGAACTGAGTCATATACTTCAAACAGACCCTGATCGTCACGAACGTTTTGTAACGGCAGATAAGTTGAAGCATCAGCCTGGTTGTGCACAACCGCATGACGGTGGAAGAAAGTACCACGGCCTGAATCCTGACCAGTCAAACGAATGTCCGTACCCTGGTCAACCAAAGTCGCATAAGCAAGTGTTTCAGCCATACCCCAGTCAAGTAGCTTCTCGCCACTGGCCATGGTCTTACGGTCGTCGTAGATTTTCTTAACGCGCGACTGAGCTTTGTGATCCGCCGGGTAAGTCGAGATTTTCTCACTCAACTCTTTGAGCTTTTCAACAGGAACACTTGCCTCGTAATCGGTATCCCAGTCATGACCAACATATTTTGACCAATCTGAAGAGTGCTTGGTCTCTGGCTGAATTTCTTCAACCACAATCTGGCCTTTATCCAGACCGTTACGGTAGTCATCTGCCAGCGTTTTTGCTTCATCAGCGCTCAAAACGCCTTCTGCGACCAATCTGTCAGCATAAATCTGACGCGGTACAGGGTGCTTTTTGATCTTCTGATACATCAGCGGCTGAGTTGCATTTGGCTCATCAGCTTCGTTGTGGCCATGACGACGGTAACAAACCAGATCAATCACCACATCACGCTTAAACTTGTTGCGGAAATCAAGGGCAACTTGCGTAACGAACGCAACCGCTTCCGGGTCATCAGCATTAACGTGGAAAATCGGTGCCTGAACCATCTTAGCGATGTCAGTACAGTACTCAGTTGAACGCGTATCTTCCTGGTTTGACGTAGTGAAACCAACCTGGTTGTTCACCACGATGCGGATTGAACCACCCACACCATAAGCGCGAGTCTGAGACATGTTGAATGTCTCTTGTACTACACCCTGACCTGCGATAGCTGAGTCACCATGGATGGTAATTGGCAGTGCTTTAGAGCCGCTCTTACAGTTAAGACGGTCCAAACGTGCACGTACCGACCCCATGACAACCGGGTTTACGATCTCAAGGTGTGACGGGTTAAACGCCAGCGCCATGTGAACGTTGCCGCCCTGCGTTGCGAAGTCTGAAGAGTAACCCATGTGATATTTTACGTCACCAGAGCCCGCTGATTCGCCGTATTTGCCCGCGAATTCGTCAAACAGTACTTGTGGGTTTTTACCCAATACGTTGACCAGTACGTTCAGGCGACCACGGTGTGCCATACCAATGACGACTTCTTCCTGACCACTTTCACCGGCACGATGTACCAGTTCTTTCAGCATAGGAACCAGTGAATCACCACCTTCCAGTGAGAAACGTTTTGCGCCAGGGAATTTAGCACCCAGATACTTTTCAAGACCATCAGCGGCGGTCAGGCCTTTAAGGATCCTAAGCTTAGTTTCTTTGTTGTATTTAGGCTGTGCGAAGGAAGATTCGATGCGCTGCTGTAACCAACGTTTTTCTTCTGTTGAAGTAATGTGCATATACTCTGCACCGATAGAACCACAGTAAGTGGTCTTCAATGCGTTGTATAAGTCTTTTAGTTTCATTGTCTCTTTGCCACTTGCAAAAGAGCCAACGTTATATTCTTTTTCCAGGTCGGCATTGTCTAAATCATGATAGGCCAGGTCGAGTTCACGAACTCGATCACGCTGCCATAGACCCAATGGATCTAAATTCGCGTTTTGGTGACCTCTGAATCTGAATGCATTAATAAGCTGCAAAACACGAACCTGTTTTGCATCTGCCGCACCTTCCGCAGAAACGATTACTTCTCTGTGTTTGTTTTTAGCAAGGTCCGCAAACTGAGATTTGATCTCTGAATGCTTAACATCAACGTCAACGCCTTCTACCTTTGGCAGTTGATCAAACACTTCTCGCCATTCTTCTGGCACTGAAGCCGCATCATCAAGATACGCCTCATATAAATCTTCAACATATGCAACGTTGCCGCCGTATAAGTGCGAAGATTCCAGCCATGCCTTCATCACACCTTCGTGCATTTATTAGCCCTTTTTCTAGCGCAGAAACTTAAACGAAAACAAGATGGCATGCTGAGCATGCCATCTGTAGATTTAAATATGTATTAAACCGAACGATTTAACAACATAGATTTAATGTGTCCGATCGCCTTAGTAGGATTCAAGCCTTTCGGACAAACGCTTACACAGTTCATGATACTGTGACAGCGGAAGACGCTGAACGCGTCATCAAGGTCAGCCAGACGCTCTTCTGTCGCAGTATCACGGCTGTCAGCCAGGAAACGATACGCGTGAAGAAGGCCCGCTGGACCGATAAATTTATCTGGGTTCCACCAGAACGATGGACATGACGTTGAACAACATGCGCACAGAATACACTCGTACAGTCCATCCAGCTTGTCACGCTCTTCAATGCTTTGAAGACGCTCTTCACCACCGGTTGGCTTGTCGTTGATCAGGTAAGGTTTTACCTTTTCATATTGCGTGTAGAACTGGCTCATGTCGATAACCAGGTCACGGATCACTGGTAGACCAGGTAAAGGACGAACAATAATCTTGCCTTTGCCATTGTTCTGCAATGCAGATAGTGGCGTGATACAGGCCAGACCATTCTTACCATTCATGTTTACACCGTCTGAACCACACACACCTT contains the following coding sequences:
- the sucA gene encoding 2-oxoglutarate dehydrogenase E1 component; this translates as MHEGVMKAWLESSHLYGGNVAYVEDLYEAYLDDAASVPEEWREVFDQLPKVEGVDVDVKHSEIKSQFADLAKNKHREVIVSAEGAADAKQVRVLQLINAFRFRGHQNANLDPLGLWQRDRVRELDLAYHDLDNADLEKEYNVGSFASGKETMKLKDLYNALKTTYCGSIGAEYMHITSTEEKRWLQQRIESSFAQPKYNKETKLRILKGLTAADGLEKYLGAKFPGAKRFSLEGGDSLVPMLKELVHRAGESGQEEVVIGMAHRGRLNVLVNVLGKNPQVLFDEFAGKYGESAGSGDVKYHMGYSSDFATQGGNVHMALAFNPSHLEIVNPVVMGSVRARLDRLNCKSGSKALPITIHGDSAIAGQGVVQETFNMSQTRAYGVGGSIRIVVNNQVGFTTSNQEDTRSTEYCTDIAKMVQAPIFHVNADDPEAVAFVTQVALDFRNKFKRDVVIDLVCYRRHGHNEADEPNATQPLMYQKIKKHPVPRQIYADRLVAEGVLSADEAKTLADDYRNGLDKGQIVVEEIQPETKHSSDWSKYVGHDWDTDYEASVPVEKLKELSEKISTYPADHKAQSRVKKIYDDRKTMASGEKLLDWGMAETLAYATLVDQGTDIRLTGQDSGRGTFFHRHAVVHNQADASTYLPLQNVRDDQGLFEVYDSVLSEEAVLAFEYGYATAEPTSLVLWEAQFGDFANGAQVVFDQFLSSGEQKWGRLCGLTLLLPHGYEGQGPEHSSARLERYLQLCADHNMQVCVPSTPAQVYAMLRRQSVRPLRRPLIVMTPKSLLRHPLAVSSLDELSEGVFHNMIDEIDDINPENVERVVFCSGKVYYELLQERRKQELNNVAIVRVEQLYPFPHKEMDEIMARYQHVKDFVWCQEEPQNQGAWYCSQHHFWEAIPSGAKLTYAGRKAAAAPACGYMSTHTKEQNALIADALTIKK
- a CDS encoding succinate dehydrogenase iron-sulfur subunit yields the protein MATLELSVYRYNPDVDSAPRMQDYKLEVEEGRDMMVLDALLMLKEQDPTLSFRRSCREGVCGSDGVNMNGKNGLACITPLSALQNNGKGKIIVRPLPGLPVIRDLVIDMSQFYTQYEKVKPYLINDKPTGGEERLQSIEERDKLDGLYECILCACCSTSCPSFWWNPDKFIGPAGLLHAYRFLADSRDTATEERLADLDDAFSVFRCHSIMNCVSVCPKGLNPTKAIGHIKSMLLNRSV